Proteins encoded within one genomic window of Pseudomonas cannabina:
- the sctW gene encoding type III secretion system gatekeeper subunit SctW gives MKIVAPPIVQTLPVAPTRVSVPAARQTRAQEPPSKGTSAKQISRFTAELVQRSRILRQRELIASRNALQSRAIKLGELYQLLMNEEDTGLDNAARVLRKKLAQDESSEITEVLKFAEDDAAKAYVVLQAARKQAESEGSPREYEVLTSKLKHLRRELGTRARAGINTAKAFGRQNTDNTRRAALRKLYSVAVSGQPNIIGLIEALISEQEEPGQFDLDLRDMRVAIADDLSAVSPSASHEQLRTLMHGLTTARHVATLLGGCEQLLKRMRKKNPDLKVDPPAFLKHLLTLTANGMNVNQTLQLTQHIGGEQLKHQLAFLNGLRPMLMQLPILLWRDMKSRHTALNNLLVLMSELTQQEQKQMYEDMA, from the coding sequence ATGAAAATCGTCGCCCCGCCTATAGTGCAAACCCTTCCGGTCGCCCCGACTCGTGTTTCGGTGCCTGCAGCGCGGCAGACGCGAGCACAGGAGCCACCCAGCAAGGGGACATCAGCCAAACAGATCTCGCGCTTCACAGCGGAACTGGTACAGCGGAGTCGAATCCTGCGCCAGCGAGAGCTGATCGCCAGCAGAAACGCCCTGCAATCCCGGGCGATCAAACTGGGCGAGCTCTATCAGCTGCTGATGAATGAAGAGGACACCGGGCTCGATAACGCCGCCAGGGTGCTGCGCAAAAAACTGGCTCAAGACGAGTCATCCGAGATCACAGAGGTTCTGAAATTTGCCGAGGATGACGCCGCCAAGGCTTATGTCGTGCTGCAGGCCGCGCGCAAGCAGGCAGAGTCAGAAGGCAGCCCGCGAGAATACGAGGTCCTCACCAGCAAGCTCAAACACCTGCGACGTGAGCTCGGTACGCGTGCAAGGGCCGGTATCAACACCGCCAAGGCCTTTGGTCGCCAGAACACGGATAACACGCGCCGCGCCGCGTTGCGCAAGCTGTATAGCGTCGCGGTAAGCGGCCAACCGAACATCATCGGGCTGATCGAAGCGTTGATCAGCGAACAGGAAGAACCCGGACAGTTCGATCTCGACCTGCGCGACATGCGCGTGGCGATTGCCGACGACCTGTCGGCTGTTTCTCCTTCCGCTTCCCATGAGCAACTGCGCACATTGATGCATGGCCTGACCACTGCGCGGCATGTGGCCACTTTGCTGGGCGGGTGTGAACAATTGCTAAAGCGGATGCGCAAAAAAAATCCCGACCTGAAGGTTGATCCTCCGGCGTTTCTCAAACACCTGCTGACCCTGACGGCCAATGGCATGAATGTGAATCAGACGTTGCAACTGACTCAGCACATTGGTGGTGAGCAGCTCAAGCACCAACTGGCATTTCTCAATGGCCTGCGGCCAATGCTCATGCAGCTGCCCATTCTGCTGTGGCGAGACATGAAAAGCCGCCACACCGCGCTGAACAACCTGCTCGTCCTGATGAGCGAACTCACTCAACAGGAACAGAAGCAGATGTACGAGGACATGGCCTGA
- a CDS encoding RNA polymerase sigma factor: MFPRVVILDKTQSRQSSSQAGVRQMTQDQIQMLKAFIQKRVMNPDDADDILQCVFLEALRNEHKFQHASKPQTWLCGIALNLIRSHFRKMYRQPYQESWEDEVHSELEGHSDVGHQVDGHRQLARVIQAIGSLPSNMQKVLEVSLEMDGNYHETANSLGVPIGTVRSRLSRARVQLKQHIDPFA, encoded by the coding sequence ATGTTCCCACGCGTTGTGATTCTCGATAAGACTCAATCCCGTCAGTCGTCTTCTCAAGCTGGCGTGCGACAGATGACTCAGGACCAGATTCAGATGCTCAAAGCTTTTATTCAGAAGCGCGTGATGAACCCTGACGATGCGGACGACATCCTGCAATGTGTCTTTCTCGAAGCGCTGCGCAACGAACATAAGTTCCAGCATGCAAGCAAACCGCAAACCTGGTTGTGCGGTATTGCGCTGAATCTGATCCGCAGCCATTTCCGTAAAATGTATCGCCAGCCTTATCAGGAGAGCTGGGAGGATGAGGTTCACTCTGAGCTCGAAGGGCACAGTGATGTTGGCCATCAGGTAGACGGACATCGGCAACTGGCACGTGTCATCCAGGCCATCGGCTCTCTGCCGTCGAACATGCAGAAGGTGCTTGAAGTCTCACTGGAAATGGACGGCAACTATCATGAGACGGCAAACAGCCTGGGTGTGCCGATCGGCACGGTGCGTTCGCGACTTTCGCGCGCCCGAGTGCAGTTGAAGCAGCACATCGATCCGTTCGCGTGA
- a CDS encoding type III effector HrpK domain-containing protein: MRITSSSSFSSNLPQINPGELAYTLPAVKNLKNADNGVQFGSSRSSVSDLVDKADQVISDSTSSLESLYRTAFASNDVSACDEPEPESEPEPETSSVSPTSPTVPAESTKASDASDAANAPKASDAAFLDNSEYSSPEALQRWAPMVSHLPEGEREQAAKELNRPIAAAWMAREKGENSAKAMEFINANPALKTAVDTAQGSGGNADGKITNKDLKTFAKNMEKAADNADKDVEKFKNDNPGADPQSLEMVRNAAVMRANMPLARAADPHNAVGATDKTNVDDNVGAEDLKNLAANNPGLSGTLKQSCSTWSQPGFLSQLDEAGMTGRAKAAHSPDMLFNAKNLSEWIRKSAPTNGGQFAGMLSDAATMNAVAGIDISKLDASVFDPEKSKSYSGAQKAAVMIKLQQTQQCVIAGRKLRNTEETEKDLAARIAQLQKDPDVQTYLNKSVPEQERKLVRSDAALHKAITDQTKSVNSGQALQNDLTTADNAVNKHNPNPDYSSALNGLSAQLQLQHDLFGGNVPDPQEVVSKNPKVESRIQNSYLNNFADGGALKQLLGQKDVDGEQAMQMLAGQKATYDSVLSGDFTQGLNEDYANSTVNELQNSKKGRKLLEGNTDKSQAPAVVKDLLAGHGPKFLKSIMGFASVKDMLKNGDKIGAAQTIYDSAKYGAEAIKGGIDAGAKMLGREASVGLGRMAGQMVGRAVGMVAGEAAGMAAGMAVGASLPIIGWAADAAMAVGFGISMIVDAVKKHKAQKAFDHNVDPVLTQFGIAKAH, encoded by the coding sequence ATGCGTATAACCAGCTCTTCCAGCTTTAGCAGTAATCTCCCCCAAATAAACCCTGGCGAGCTGGCTTATACGTTGCCAGCAGTCAAGAATCTGAAAAATGCGGACAATGGCGTTCAGTTTGGCTCGTCTCGATCGAGCGTTTCTGATCTTGTCGATAAAGCTGATCAGGTCATATCCGATTCCACATCGTCTCTGGAGTCTTTGTACCGAACTGCGTTTGCAAGCAATGACGTTAGTGCTTGTGACGAACCGGAGCCGGAATCTGAACCGGAGCCGGAAACCTCCAGTGTTTCACCCACCAGTCCGACGGTGCCTGCTGAAAGCACGAAAGCCAGCGACGCATCAGATGCGGCCAATGCGCCTAAAGCCAGCGACGCAGCCTTCCTCGACAATTCCGAATACTCCTCTCCCGAAGCGCTCCAGCGTTGGGCACCGATGGTTTCTCATCTGCCAGAAGGAGAGCGCGAGCAAGCGGCCAAAGAACTCAATCGACCCATCGCCGCGGCCTGGATGGCGCGTGAGAAAGGCGAAAATTCTGCCAAGGCCATGGAATTCATCAATGCCAACCCGGCGCTGAAAACCGCAGTGGACACCGCGCAGGGCAGCGGTGGCAATGCGGACGGCAAAATCACCAACAAAGACCTCAAGACCTTTGCCAAAAACATGGAAAAGGCTGCCGACAACGCTGACAAGGACGTTGAAAAGTTTAAGAATGACAACCCCGGCGCAGATCCGCAGTCACTGGAGATGGTACGTAATGCCGCCGTTATGCGGGCCAACATGCCATTGGCCAGAGCCGCCGATCCCCACAACGCGGTGGGCGCCACGGACAAGACTAATGTTGATGACAATGTCGGTGCCGAAGACCTGAAGAATCTGGCCGCCAACAATCCGGGCCTCTCGGGGACGCTCAAACAGTCTTGCAGCACCTGGTCGCAGCCTGGCTTTCTGAGTCAGTTGGATGAGGCGGGTATGACGGGCCGTGCGAAAGCTGCCCATAGCCCCGATATGTTATTCAACGCAAAGAACCTGAGCGAATGGATCAGGAAGAGCGCGCCCACCAACGGCGGTCAGTTCGCCGGCATGCTCAGCGATGCAGCGACCATGAACGCCGTTGCGGGTATTGACATCAGCAAGCTTGACGCAAGCGTGTTTGATCCAGAGAAGTCCAAGTCCTACAGCGGTGCTCAAAAGGCAGCGGTGATGATCAAGCTGCAACAGACACAGCAATGTGTAATAGCAGGGCGAAAGCTGCGCAATACCGAGGAAACCGAAAAGGATCTTGCCGCGCGGATTGCCCAACTGCAGAAGGATCCGGACGTACAGACGTATCTGAACAAAAGTGTTCCTGAACAAGAGCGCAAACTGGTGCGCAGTGATGCAGCGTTGCACAAAGCGATCACCGATCAGACCAAAAGCGTCAATAGCGGCCAGGCGCTGCAAAACGACCTGACCACAGCCGACAACGCGGTCAACAAGCATAATCCCAACCCGGATTACAGCAGCGCCCTTAATGGTCTGTCCGCTCAGTTGCAGTTACAGCACGATTTGTTCGGCGGGAACGTGCCTGATCCTCAGGAGGTGGTGAGCAAGAATCCGAAGGTGGAGTCCAGAATCCAGAACTCCTACTTGAACAATTTTGCCGACGGTGGCGCGCTCAAGCAGCTTCTGGGTCAGAAAGACGTCGACGGCGAACAGGCCATGCAGATGCTGGCGGGCCAGAAAGCAACCTACGACAGTGTGCTCTCCGGCGACTTCACTCAAGGTCTGAATGAGGACTACGCCAATTCCACGGTCAACGAACTGCAGAACTCCAAGAAAGGGCGCAAGTTGTTGGAAGGCAATACTGACAAGAGTCAGGCGCCTGCGGTCGTGAAGGATCTTCTTGCCGGTCACGGGCCGAAATTTCTAAAGTCCATCATGGGCTTTGCTTCTGTAAAGGACATGCTCAAGAACGGCGACAAGATCGGTGCCGCGCAAACGATCTACGACAGTGCCAAGTACGGTGCAGAAGCGATCAAGGGCGGTATCGACGCAGGTGCCAAGATGCTTGGCCGCGAGGCTTCGGTCGGACTTGGCCGTATGGCCGGGCAAATGGTCGGGCGCGCTGTGGGTATGGTCGCGGGTGAAGCCGCCGGTATGGCCGCAGGTATGGCAGTCGGTGCGTCACTTCCCATCATCGGCTGGGCCGCCGACGCTGCCATGGCGGTGGGCTTCGGGATTTCCATGATTGTCGATGCGGTCAAGAAGCACAAAGCACAGAAAGCGTTCGACCATAACGTCGATCCGGTACTGACACAGTTCGGGATTGCGAAGGCGCATTGA